DNA from Agathobaculum sp. NTUH-O15-33:
TATCGCGCGCCATGGCCAGAAACATTTTGCGCAGATCTTCAAACTGCTCCTGTTCCTTGGAATAACGCAGCATGCCGAGGCGTGTAACGCCGTCCACCAGTTCGGCCACCGTGGTGCCAAATTTGTTTTCGATCTCCCGGTAGCCAAACTGCGTATCCTCGATACAGTCATGCAGCAGCCCGGCGCAGATCGAATCGGTATCCAGCCCCATCTCGACGATGATCTCCGCCACGGATACCGGGTGGATGATATAGGGTTCGCCGTTTTTGCGTTTTTGTCCTTCATGCGCTTTCGCGGCGCATTCATAGGCCGCGCGTATCTTCTTGGTATTGGCCTGCGGGTTCTGTTTCTTTACCCGTTCCAGCAAAAAATCCAATTTATCCTGCATAAGTTTCTCCCCCATTTCGAGGCTCAACCGGCCATACTCTGCAACGTGGCGAGCACAACCGAACCGGAAATATCCGCTTTGCCTTCATACGGTTTGAGGGTGATATTGATCAAACCCTCTTTAAAATGATAGCTGATCAGCTGCGATTCGGAGAATACATCAAGGCAGACCAGCAGCTTGCCGATGTTGATATCGCGGCGGCTTTCCCACGCGATGCGGCGGGACAGCGCGCCGTCCGGAACGGACAGGCGGCCGTCCTCCGCGCGGCAGGACACGTGCCGCCATACCGCGACCAGCTCGGCCCGGCTCGGCAGCAGCACGCGTGCTTCGGCCGCGGAGAGCGGCCCATCCTGCATATAGGTATTGTATAGATTCAAAAGCCTCTGGTCGGCCAGATGCTCGCATTCGCTCAGCTGTACGTCGCACAGGGTGAGCTGCACGGTGGCGCGGCCGCGAAACTCGTTCAGCTCCAAATGAAAAGCCGCGTCGACCGAATTGCCCTGCGCAAAGCCGCAGCCGCCCAGCCCGGTGCCGAACAGCATGGCGGAAAAGCGCTTGCCGTCCTTGGTCAGCGTCACGCGCACATGGCGGTCGCTCGAAATGGGCGTGATATCCTCCACCGTCATGCCGCGCATGCAAAACACCGGCTCGGCGTTCTGCTGTCCAAACGGTTCAAGGAGCGACAGCCCCTTGATCGCCTGCTCGCTGATCCACGAGGGATCAACCTCGCAATCGATCTGCAGCTGCGGCTGCAGGTCCGCGATGGTGACGTGCTCGCCGGCGTACTCGCTCAGTCGCGCGCGCAGCTCTTCAATCTTTTCGCGGTCCACGGTCAGTCCGGCGGCCAGCTCATGCCCGCCGTAGCGGCGCAGCAGATCCTCGCAGGAGGACAGCGCGTCGAACAGGTTGAAGCCCTTGACCGAACGGCCCGAACCCTTGCCCGTATCGCCGTCCAGCGCGATCAGGATGACCGGGCAGCCGTAGCGGTCGCACAGGCGCGAACAGACGATGCCGATCACGCCATGGTGCCAGTTTTCGCCGGACAGCACGATCACGCGATCCTCCGCCGGGTTATATTCCTTGCGCAGACGGGTGAGCGCCTGCTCCAAAATGTGGTTTTCCTCACTCTGGCGTTTTTTATTCTGCTCGCACAGCTCGGCGGCCAGCGCCTGCGCGCGAACGGGGTCGTCCGTCAGGAACAATTCGGCGGCCAGCTCGGCCCGGCCCATACGCCCGGCGGCGTTGATTCGCGGCGCGAGCACAAAGCTGATCGTGGACGAGGTAAGCCGCTTGGTTTTCATGCCCGACTCGCGCAGCAGCATTTCAAGACCCAGATTCTTGGTCCGCGCCATCCGTTCCAGCCCGGCCGCAACGATGATGCGGTTTTCGCCCACAATGGGCATCACATCCGCCACGGTGCCGAGCGCGGCCAGATCGGCATAGCGCGCGAGCATTTCCTCCGCATCGCCTGATAGCGCGCTGATCAGCTTAAACGCCACGCCGACACCGGCCAGATGGCGAAACGGATACTCGCTCCCCGGCCGTTTATAATCGACGATCGCCTCCGCGTCGGGCAGCGCGTCGTGACACTCGTGGTGGTCGGTCACGACCACGCGCATGCCAAGGGCGCGGGCCGCGGCTATTTCGTCAAGCGCGGTAATGCCCGCGTCCACCGTGATAATCAGGCGCGTGCCGTCCTGCCAAAGCTGCTCCAGCGCCGCGCGCGACAGGCCGTAGCCCTCGCTCAGGCGGTTTGGGATGTAATAAGCGCAGTCGGCTCCCACCGAGCGCAGATAATGGGTCAACATACAGGTGGCGGTAACG
Protein-coding regions in this window:
- the recJ gene encoding single-stranded-DNA-specific exonuclease RecJ, with translation MKIKRWVIAAPDEACVRTLQRDGGFPPLAAAVLAARGVTSCAQAETYLSCDPKGLNDPFALPDMAVAVETIRDAVSRGERITVFGDYDVDGVTATCMLTHYLRSVGADCAYYIPNRLSEGYGLSRAALEQLWQDGTRLIITVDAGITALDEIAAARALGMRVVVTDHHECHDALPDAEAIVDYKRPGSEYPFRHLAGVGVAFKLISALSGDAEEMLARYADLAALGTVADVMPIVGENRIIVAAGLERMARTKNLGLEMLLRESGMKTKRLTSSTISFVLAPRINAAGRMGRAELAAELFLTDDPVRAQALAAELCEQNKKRQSEENHILEQALTRLRKEYNPAEDRVIVLSGENWHHGVIGIVCSRLCDRYGCPVILIALDGDTGKGSGRSVKGFNLFDALSSCEDLLRRYGGHELAAGLTVDREKIEELRARLSEYAGEHVTIADLQPQLQIDCEVDPSWISEQAIKGLSLLEPFGQQNAEPVFCMRGMTVEDITPISSDRHVRVTLTKDGKRFSAMLFGTGLGGCGFAQGNSVDAAFHLELNEFRGRATVQLTLCDVQLSECEHLADQRLLNLYNTYMQDGPLSAAEARVLLPSRAELVAVWRHVSCRAEDGRLSVPDGALSRRIAWESRRDINIGKLLVCLDVFSESQLISYHFKEGLINITLKPYEGKADISGSVVLATLQSMAG